One part of the Synechococcus sp. UW179A genome encodes these proteins:
- a CDS encoding Nif11-like leader peptide family natural product precursor, whose amino-acid sequence MTTTTLPVHEVNLAQDRGQVFTEATMMKMQADQKKNLKADRLDHNDGWGEALLSCFGTHHL is encoded by the coding sequence ATGACTACGACAACTCTGCCGGTGCATGAAGTGAACCTTGCCCAGGACAGGGGTCAGGTGTTCACTGAGGCCACAATGATGAAAATGCAGGCTGATCAAAAAAAGAATCTGAAAGCGGATCGTCTAGATCACAACGACGGTTGGGGCGAGGCTTTGCTGAGCTGTTTCGGTACCCACCATCTTTGA